AGATGGATAGCGAGTATATATAGTGTTCCGATTCCGACAAGGACGTGGAGCTTCTCTTGGAAGAGCGTGATGTCGAGGACATGCGCGGGGATGTGTAGGGGAGGCGTCCACTGGATGTTCACGGCCCTCGAGGGTTGGCGCTGGTCGCGGATCGACAAGACCTCTCCATGTCCATGTGAGCGGCCTTCCCTGATGGTGACGATGTGGTCCGCCATCACCACCACCTTGCGGAGATTGCAGACCGGCGGGGAATCAGGAGATACTTCATGACGGAAGCAGTTAGCGTGGACCTGCTGAGGGGCCGTGTTGTGGGAAAAGGGGTTTGCTAGGGAGCACCTGCCATCGCTGTGCACGATGAAGAGCATGCCGCCCGTGGACATGATGCGGGAGATGTCGTCTGGGATCCGAATACGATGGAGCTCGCCGTCGGGGAGGCTGAGAGACCTGCCGTCGCAGAGCGTGAGCCACGGGAGTAGCGGCCGCAGCGGAGGATGCAGGCGCGCGCCGGCGCGCCACGAGCGGCATACGGCGCGGACGCGGCTGGCGTGGGACGGCACGCGCTGGATGACGAGGCCCAGCAGCTCCGGCGGGAGGTCCTGCCATGGAGATGGAGGGTGATCGCCGAGCGGGGTGGCCGCAATCGCCTCCATCGTAAATCTGATCCGCAGCATCCGCTGCCCTTGTGACTTGATTCATGTAGAATATGGGATCGAGGCAGAGTCCAGGCCAAACCCGAAGTTCCAATTCCAAACATGCGTGGACTCCTTCTGCATTACGACTGAAACAGAGTATGTTTATCGTCCCCGGTCAATTATGAATGGTCTGACTTGTACATAACGTTTTGGCAGAGAAGCTAACAGCAGGAGGACATTGTGACGAGCCGTATGGTTTGCTGGCAGCAAACACTGGAAAAACAGGGACTATTCCGTCCAAGAATGCATGCATGCGTGC
This region of Lolium perenne isolate Kyuss_39 chromosome 2, Kyuss_2.0, whole genome shotgun sequence genomic DNA includes:
- the LOC127322175 gene encoding uncharacterized protein, yielding MEAIAATPLGDHPPSPWQDLPPELLGLVIQRVPSHASRVRAVCRSWRAGARLHPPLRPLLPWLTLCDGRSLSLPDGELHRIRIPDDISRIMSTGGMLFIVHSDGRCSLANPFSHNTAPQQVHANCFRHEVSPDSPPVCNLRKVVVMADHIVTIREGRSHGHGEVLSIRDQRQPSRAVNIQWTPPLHIPAHVLDITLFQEKLHVLVGIGTLYILAIHLYVMDTIGGGDGKHVNLRRILVANEEQNYIRTSCYLVASGDRLLMVKQMGMFNGSFIRFLRSAWFEVFEAADLSSGCGQWKKVDRLMGRALFVSQGCSESLPTGDQYGGAQQDCIYFLSNSKIDTLPGHFSGIYNMRLGTLSPLLFETLVAHDGPGTTSWLFPVYT